Genomic segment of Streptomyces alboniger:
TTCACCGACTGGTCCGGCGGCCCGGTGGCGAACTTCGTCGGGTTCGACAACTACCGCAAGATGTGGAACGACGAGCGGTTCTGGGACTCACTGGAGGTCAGCGTCCTCCTGCTCGTCGTCGCCCCGCTCCTGACCCTCGTCCTCGGCATGTTCTTCGCCTACATGATCACCGCGGGCGGCCGGCACCGCAGGGGCCAGGCCATCGCGGGCGTCGTCGGATCGTCGTTCTACAAGGTCGTCTACTTCTTCCCGCAGGTCCTGTCCGTCGCCATCATCGCCGTGGTGTGGGGGCGCGTCTTCAACACCAACAGCGGTCTGATCAACGGGGGCCTTGACAAGGCCGGCGTGGACGGCCCGGCCTGGCTGGGCGGCGACCAGACGCTCGGCCTCCTCTCGCTGCTCATCGTGATCAGCTGGAGCTTCATCGGCTTCTACGTCGTCCTTTTCTCCGCCGCGATGGGCGCCATCCCCAAGGACATCTACGAGGCCGCGCTCCTGGACGGGGCGGGCCGCGCCCGTACGTTCTTCAGCGTCACGCTCCCGCTGATCTGGGACACCGTGCGCACCGGCTGGATCTACATGGGCATCCAGGCGCTCGACACCTTCGCGATCTGCCTCGTGATGGTGCCCTCGCACGTTCTGAAGGTCACCCCGGTCTTCCTCTACGAACGGTTCCGTGACGGCCAGTACGGCTACGCCACCTCCATCGGTGTCGTCCTCCTCGTCCTGAGCATGGCGTTCTCCGTGATCGTCATGCGGGCCGGGAACCGCGACCGGATCGAATACTGAGACCGGATCGAATACCGAGACCGCGGGAGCCACTCGCACATGACCACGACCAGCGCCGCCGCGCCCCGCCCCGAGACCGCCGCCGTGCCCCATGAGAAGGAGTCGGGCGCGACCCTCAACGTCTTCTCGCACGCCTTCCTCGTCCTGTGGGTCGTCCTCGCCGCCGGGCCCCTGATCTGGGTCGCCCTCACCGCGTTCCGCCCCTCGGCCGACATCCTCAGCGATCCGACGGGCTGGCCCACCTCCTTCCACTGGGAGAACTTCACCAACGCGTGGAACAAGGCCAACATCGGCCAGTACACCGTCAACTCGCTGATCATTCTGGCCGGTTCACTGACCGGCACCATGCTGCTCGGGTCGATGGCCGCCTACGTCCTCGCCCGCTTCACCTTCCCCGGCAACCGCCTCGTCTTCCTGCTCTTCGTGGGCGGTATGACGTTCCCCGTCATCCTCGCGCTCGTCCCGCTCTTCGCCGTCATGGAGAACTTCGGGCTCCTCGACACCCGGCCGGGCCTGATGATCGCCTACATCGCGTACTCACTGCCCTTCACCACCTTCTTCCTGACCTCCTTCTTCCGCACGCTGCCGACCGGCGTGCAGGAGGCGGCGATGGTCGACGGTGCCTCGCACACCCGTACGTTCTTCCAGATCATGATGCCGATGGCCAAGCCCGGCCTGGTCAGCATCGGCATCTTCAACTTCCTCGGCCAGTGGAACCAGTACCTGCTTCCGCTGCTGCTCAACAACGAGGACGAGAAGACCTACGTACTGCCTCAGGGCCTCGCCTCGCTGGCCGTCTCCCAGGGCTACCGCGGCGACTGGGGAGCGCTCTTCGCGGGTCTGACGATCGCGATGCTGCCGGTGCTCGTCGTCTACGCCGTCTTCCAGCGACAGGTACAGGCCGGTCTGACCGCCGGTGCCCTCAAGTGACCTGGTGGGGCAGGTGATTTCAGCTTGGCCACGAAAGTGGTCTAGGCCTGTCGAGGCAGAAGTGGGCGTGCGTATTCTCGGCGCCACGGCGCCGCGGGGGTGCGACTGTACGCGCTCAAGTCGACACCGATGTCGAAGGGTTGGACAGCATGAGGAATCGAATGGTCGCCACCGGTGCGGCAACGCTCTGCATGACACTGGGACTTACCGCCTGCGGCGGGGACGGCGACAGCGGCGACAGCAAGACGATCAAGCTCGTCGCCGCCGACTACGGCGACAAGGCCTCCAATGCCTCCAAGGTGTACTGGAACCAGGTCAAGAAGGAATTCGAGAAGGCCAACAAGGGCTACGAGGTCGACGTCCAGGTCATCAACTGGAACGAGATCGACAAGTCCGTCAAGAACATGATCCAGGCGGGCGACGAGCCCGATCTCCTCCAGACCGGCGGTTACGCCGACAAGGTCGCCGACGACCTCCTCTACAAGGCGGACGAGGTGATGTCGGCCAAGACCCGCGAGAACCTCATCCCCACCTTCGCCAAGGCCGGCGAGGTCGACGGCACCCAGTACGGCATCCCGTGGGTCTCCTCAAGCCGCGTGATGTTCTACAACAAGGACGTCTTCAAGAAGGCCGGCGTGAAGACCCCGCCGAAGACCTGGGACGAACTCGCCGCGGCCGCGAAGAAGATCAAGGACAAGAAGGCCGCCGAGACCCCGTACGCCCTGCCGCTCGGCCCCGAGGAGGCCCAGGGCGAGACGATGATGTGGGAGCTGGGCAACGGCGGCGGGTACACCGACGCGAGTGGCAAGTACACCCTCGACAGCGCCGAGAACGTCGAGACGTTCGAGTGGCTCAAGGCCAACCTGGTCAAGCCCGGCCTCACCTACGCCAACCCCGCCTCCACCGACCGCAAGACGGCCTTCGCCGACTTCGCGGGCGGCAAGGTCGGCATGCTCAACGGCCACCCGAGCCTCATCCAGATGGCCAAGGGCGGCAACGTCGACTACGGCGTGGTCCCCATCCCCGGCAAGGACGGCCCGCTGGAGAGCACCCTCGGCGTGGCCGACTGGATGATGGCGTTCAAGGACGGCGGCGCCGAGAAGGCGGGCGTGAAGAAGTTCCTGGACTTCACGTACTCCAAGAAGATGCTGGAGTTCGACGAGATGTACAACCTCATGCCTGTCACCCAGGACGCCCTGAAGACCATGCGGAGCAACGGCAAGCACAAGGACCTGGAGCCGTTCTTCAAGGTGCTGCCGAGCGCGAAGTTCTATCCGCTGGGCGACACCTCCTGGGACCTCGTCTCCGCCGAGATCAAGAAGACCGGTGGCAAGGCCGTCGTCGACGACCCGAAGCAGGTGCTCGGCGACCTCCAGAAGAAGGCGGAGTCGGCGGCGGCCGACGCCAAGTAGCCCCCGGCATCCCCCAGGCACCCCCGTCAACCCAGTTCGCAAGGAGTCCTTGTGTCACTGAAGGCCCCTCCGTCCCCTGCCGACGCAGGCCGGGGACGGGGCGGGCGCGCGGCAAGGCCGGTGAGCCGCCGCAGCGGCATCGCCCGGCTCGGCCCGCTGCCCTGGATAGCGCCCGTCATCCTGCTGATCCTCGCCGTGGTCGTCTGGCCCGTCATCGAGCTGATCCGCACCTCGTTCCTCAACATCTCCATCGCCGGCAAGGTGCGCGGCAGCGCCGGGACCGACAAGTTCAAGAAGCTCTTCGAGGAGAGCGACTTCGGGGCGGTCCTGACGTGGACGGTGATCTGGACGCTCGTCGTCGTCACCGTCACGATGCTGCTCTCCCTCGCCCTCGCGCAGCTCTTCGACCAGAAGTTCCCGGGCCGGCGCGTCACCCGCTGGGCACTCATCGCCCCCTGGGCGGCGTCCGTCCTGATGACCGCCATCGGCTTCAAGTGGATGCTCAACCAGACCGCGGGCGTCCTCAACACGCTGATGCTCGACCTCGGCCTCATCGACAGCTCCAAGGACTGGCTCGGCCGGCCGGAGACCGCCTGGCCCTGGATGATGGCCGTCGCCGTCTTCGTCTCCCTGCCCTTCACCACGTACACGCTCCTGGCGGGCCTCCAGACCATCCCGCGGGACGTCTACGAGGCCTCGCGGATCGACGGGGCGGGGCCCTGGCAGACGTACCGCCACATCACGCTCCCGATGCTGCGGCCCGCCTTCCTCGTCGGCGTGGTCATCAACCTCATCAACGTCTTCAACTCCTTCCCGATCATCTGGGCCATGACCCAGGGCGGTCCGGGCTACGACACCTCCACGTCGATGGTGTTCATGTACAAGCTGAAGGAGACCGACATCGGTGAGTCCGCGGCCATGTCGGTCGTCAACTTCCTGATGGTCGTGGTGCTCGTGCTGATCTTCCTGAAGGTCAGCCGGTGGAACGAGGAGGACTGATGGCCACCGCGACGGCGACCCGTCCCGCGCCGAAGAAGGGCCGCACACCCAGGGGCCGCGCACCCAAGCGCTCCCTCCGGCCCCGCACCCTGGTCATCACCGCCTGCGCCTGGCTCCTCGCGGCGGTCTTCCTCGCGCCGTACCTGGAGATGATCGTCACCGCGCTGCGCCCGAAGGAGGAGCTGAGGGACCGCACGTATCTGCCCCAGAACCTGGAGTGGGCGAACTTCATCGACGTATGGAAGGAGTCCGAGCTGGGCCAGAACCTCCAGGTCACCCTGCTCGTGGCAGGCGGCGCCACGCTCCTGGTCCTCCTCGTCTCACTCCCGGCCGCCTACTACACGGCCCGCATGCGCTACCGCGGACGCAAGCTCTTCCTGCTCCTCGTCCTCGTCACCCAGATGTTCCAGCCGACGGCCCTGCTGGTCGGCCTCTACCGCGAGTTCCACCAGCTGGACATGCTGAACTCCGTCTGGACGCTGATCCTCACCAACGCGGCGTTCAACCTCGCCTTCGCCGTGTGGATCCTGACGGCCTACATCAGCTCGATCCCACCCGAGCTGGAGGAGGCCGCCATGGTCGACGGCACCAGCCGTTTCGGCGCGATGATCAAGGTGACGCTGCCGCTCGCGCTCCCCGGCGTGGTCACTGCGGTGATCTTCACCTTCATCACCTCCTGGAACGAGTTCGTGATGGGCCTGACGCTCACCACCGAGCCGGACAAGCAGCCGCTCACGGTGGGCATCAGCAACTTCATCGGCAACTACACGGTCCAGTGGAACTACCTCTTCGCCGCGTCCGTGGTCGCGATCGTGCCGGTCATCGTGCTCTTCGCCTTCATCGAGCGGCATGTGGTGTCGGGGCTCACGGCGGGGTCCGTGAAGTAGCGGCCGGCGCCGAGGCGGGCCGGGGCCCGGCGGGGGAGCGGAATGCCTCCCGCCGGGCCCTGGCCCGTTCCGTGTCCGTTCCCCTGTTTTTCCGTCAAGGACTTGACTGCGCCAACCCCTTCATCGGAGCTTGGAGTTCACAACTTGTACGGGCGGCCCTGGTGCCGTACGTCATACGGCAAAGGTGGAAGAGTCAATGGAGACTCCGGGGTCGCAGTCCTCTCTGCACCGGGCCAATCTGGAGCGGGTCGTACGCGCCGTACGCCTGGCCGGGTCGCTCACGCAAGCGGAGATCGCGAGGACGACGGGCCTGTCGGCGGCGACGGTCTCCAACATCGTGCGAGAGCTGAAGGACGCCGGAACGGTCGAGGTCACGCCCACCTCGGCGGGCGGCAGGCGGGCCCGCAGCGTCTCCCTCAGCGGCGACGCGGGCATCGTCATCGGCGTCGACTTCGGACACACCCACCTGCGCGTGGCGGTCGGCAACCTCGCCCACCAGGTGCTCGCCGAGGAGGCGGAGCCGCTGGACGTCGACGCGTCCGCCGCGCAGGGCTTCGACCGGGCCGAACAGCTGGTCAGCAGGCTGATCGCGGCCACCGGCGTGGACCGTACGAAGATCACGGGCGTGGGGCTCGGCGTGCCGGGGCCCATCGACGTGGAGTCCGGGACGCTCGGCTCCACCTCGATCCTGCCGGGCTGGGCCGGCACCAAACCCGCCGAGGAGCTGGGCGCCCGGCTCGGCGTGCCGGTGCACGTGGACAACGACGCCAACCTCGGCGCGCTCGGCGAGCTGGTCTGGGGGAGCGGCCGCGGGGTCAGGGACCTCGCGTACATCAAGGTCGCGAGCGGTGTCGGCGCGGGGCTCGTGATCAGCGGGCGGATCTACCGGGGGCCCGGCGGCACGGCGGGGGAGATCGGCCACATCACCCTCGACGAGTCGGGCCCGGTCTGCCGCTGCGGCAACCGCGGCTGCCTGGAGACCTTCACGGCCGCCCGTTATGTCCTGCCGCTGCTCCAGTCGAGCCACGGCACGGATCTGACCATGGAGCGTGTGGTGGGCCTCGCGCGGGAGGGCGACCCGGGGTGCCGGCGCGTGATCGCCGACGTCGGGCGGCACATCGGCAGCGGCGTGGCGAACCTCTGCAACCTCCTCAACCCCTCCCGGGTCGTCCTCGGCGGTGACCTCGCGGAGGCCGGTGAGCTGGTGCTCGGCCCGATCAGGGAGTCCGTCGGGCGGTACGCGATCCCGAGCGCGGCACGGCAACTGACCGTGCTTCCGGGGGCACTTGGCGGCCGCGCCGAGGTGCTCGGCGCGCTGGCCCTCGCGCTCAGCGAGATGGGTGATTCAACCCTTTTGGATGGAACGCTCCCCGCAGATACTCCCGCCTTCACTTAGATAACGCATGGCACCGTTGTCATCTCGTTAAGGATTTACTCCTTGACGCTGGTGTGGCGGCCGAGTTGACTTCGAGCCACCTCGGCCGCAACGACGCGGCCTCGTCAGGGAGGCACCCCACCATGAACGCAATGACGCGTCGCGTCGTCATAGGCACGGCCGCGGTTTCGATGGCACTGGCCATGACCGCGTGCGGCAAGGCCGGAGACGGCGAGGACAAGGGCAGCGGCGGCGACGACAAGACCATCGGTCTGCTGCTCCCCGAGAACAAGACGACCCGGTACGAGACCTTCGACCGCCCCATCATGGAGGCGAAGATCAAGGCACTCTGCTCGGACTGCGAGATCAAGTACAACAACGCCGCTCAGGACATCGAGAACCAGAAGAAGCAGTTCGACGCGCTGATCACCCAGGGCGTCAAGGTGATCATTCTGGACGCGGTCGACTACAAGTCGACGAAGTCCTGGGTCGAGCGGGCCGACAAGCAGGGCGTGAAGGTCGTCGCGTACGACCGTCTCGCCGAGGGCCCCCTCGCGGCCTACGTCTCGTACGACAACGAGAAGATCGGCCGCCTCCAGGGCGGGGCCATGGTCAAGGCGCTCGGCGCCAAGGCCAAGGACGCCAACGTGGTCATGATCAACGGCTCGCCGACCGACCCGAACGCCCCCTTCTTCAAGAAGGGCGCCCACTCGGTGCTCGACAAGAAGGTCAAGAAGATCGCGTACGAGCAGGACATCCCGGACTGGTCGCCCGACGAGGCGAACAAGAAGATGTCCTCCGCGATCGACAAGCTCGGCAAGGACGGCATCCAGGGCGTCTACGCCGCCAACGACGGCATGGCGGGCGGCGTGATCACCGCGCTGAAGCAGCGCGGCATCAAGGTCCCGGTGGGTGGCCAGGACGCCGAGCTGGCGGGCGTGCAGCGCCTGCTGAGCGGCGACCAGGACTACACGATCTACAAGGAGATCAAGCCGGAGGCCGAGACCACCGCCGAGATCGCCGTGGCCCTGCTCAAGGGCAAGGCCGTCGACGCCCTGACCGACCGCAAGGTCGACTCGCTCAGCGGCGACTTCAAGGGGATCCCCGCCAAGCTGTACGACGCGCAGGCGATCACCAAGGACGAGGTCGCCGAGACGATCGTCAAGGACAAGGTCTACAAGGTCAGCGAGATCTGCACCGCCCAGTACAAGAAGGCGTGCGACGCGGCGGGCATCAAGTAACTCCCGCGACTGCCGCGGACGGCTACGCCGTTCGCACCCCCCGGGCTCCGTGGGGCGTTCGTGAGAGCGCTCCACGGGCCGCTGCCCTGCTCTCGCTGTACCACCATCCCCGCCGGTCAGGCGGCGAAGGAGATGATTCACGTGTCCGCTACGCCCGTGCTGGCGTTGCGCGGGGTCTCCAAGCGGTTCGGCGCCGTCCAGGCGCTCACGGACGTAGACCTCGAAATCCACACCGGTGAGGTGGTCGCCCTGGTCGGCGACAACGGCGCCGGCAAGTCCACCCTCGTCAAGACGATCTCGGGCGTTCACCCGATCGACGACGGCGTCATCGAGTGGGAGGGCCGCCCGGTCCGCATCGGCCGGCCGCACGACGCCCAGAACCTCGGCGTGGCCACCGTCTACCAGGACCTCGCCCTCTGCGACAACCTCGACGTCGTCGCCAACCTCTTCCTCGGCAGCGAGCTGAAGAGCGCCTCCGTCCTCGACGAGATCAAGATGGAGAAGCGGGCCAGGGAACTCCTGGACACCCTCTCCATCCGCATCCCCAGCGTCCGCATCCCCGTCGCGGCGCTCTCCGGCGGTCAGCGCCAGGTCGTCGCGATCGCCCGCGCGCTGGTCGGCGACCCCAAGGTCGTCATCCTCGACGAGCCCACCGCGGCCCTCGGCGTCGAGCAGACCGCGCAGGTCCTCGACCTGGTCGAGCGGCTGCGCGAGCGCGGCCACGGCGTGATCCTCATCAGCCACAACATGGCCGACGTGCGGGCCGTCGCGGACAAGGTCGCGGTGCTGCGGCTCGGCCGCAACAACGGCACGTTCTCCGTCGCCGGCACCACCAACGAAGAGATCATCGCCGCGATCACCGGCGCCACGGACAACGCCGTGACCCGCCGCAAGGCGCGTACGGCCACGGCACCGAAGGAGGGAGCGAAGTGAGCGACCTCGCCAAGACCCCGACGAGCACCGACTCCGACACCCCGGCCCCGGCGGCCCCGGTCCCCGCCGTCGACCCGCGCCTCCTCGTCCGCGAGGAGGGCCTGGCCGGCTACTGGACCGAGTTCAAGCGCAAGATGCGCGGCGGCGAGCTGGGCTCGCTGCCCGTCGTCATCGGCCTGATCGTCATCGCGGTCGTCTTCCAGCTGAAGAACGACCACTTCCTGGACGCGAGCAGCCTCGCGAACATCGCGGTCTTCACCTCCGGCCTCGGCATCATGGCCGTCGGCATCGTCTTCGTCCTGCTGCTCGGCGAGATCGACCTCTCGGTCGGCTCGGTCGCGGGCATGGGCGCGGCGGTCTGGGCCGTGCTGAGCGTCACCCACGACCTGAACGACTGGCTCGCCGTCGTCATCGCCGTCCTGGCCGGCCTGGCCATCGGCGCCGTCCACGGGTTCTTCTTCGCCAAGATCGGCGTACCCGCCTTCGTGGTCACCCTGGCGGGCTTCCTCGGCTGGAGCGGCCTCCAGATCTGGCTGATGGGCGGCGAGGGCAGCATCAACACGCCCGAGGGCAGCGTCGTCGAGGACCTGACCGGGCACTTC
This window contains:
- a CDS encoding sugar ABC transporter substrate-binding protein, whose product is MNAMTRRVVIGTAAVSMALAMTACGKAGDGEDKGSGGDDKTIGLLLPENKTTRYETFDRPIMEAKIKALCSDCEIKYNNAAQDIENQKKQFDALITQGVKVIILDAVDYKSTKSWVERADKQGVKVVAYDRLAEGPLAAYVSYDNEKIGRLQGGAMVKALGAKAKDANVVMINGSPTDPNAPFFKKGAHSVLDKKVKKIAYEQDIPDWSPDEANKKMSSAIDKLGKDGIQGVYAANDGMAGGVITALKQRGIKVPVGGQDAELAGVQRLLSGDQDYTIYKEIKPEAETTAEIAVALLKGKAVDALTDRKVDSLSGDFKGIPAKLYDAQAITKDEVAETIVKDKVYKVSEICTAQYKKACDAAGIK
- a CDS encoding ATP-binding cassette domain-containing protein: MIHVSATPVLALRGVSKRFGAVQALTDVDLEIHTGEVVALVGDNGAGKSTLVKTISGVHPIDDGVIEWEGRPVRIGRPHDAQNLGVATVYQDLALCDNLDVVANLFLGSELKSASVLDEIKMEKRARELLDTLSIRIPSVRIPVAALSGGQRQVVAIARALVGDPKVVILDEPTAALGVEQTAQVLDLVERLRERGHGVILISHNMADVRAVADKVAVLRLGRNNGTFSVAGTTNEEIIAAITGATDNAVTRRKARTATAPKEGAK
- a CDS encoding carbohydrate ABC transporter permease, encoding MATATATRPAPKKGRTPRGRAPKRSLRPRTLVITACAWLLAAVFLAPYLEMIVTALRPKEELRDRTYLPQNLEWANFIDVWKESELGQNLQVTLLVAGGATLLVLLVSLPAAYYTARMRYRGRKLFLLLVLVTQMFQPTALLVGLYREFHQLDMLNSVWTLILTNAAFNLAFAVWILTAYISSIPPELEEAAMVDGTSRFGAMIKVTLPLALPGVVTAVIFTFITSWNEFVMGLTLTTEPDKQPLTVGISNFIGNYTVQWNYLFAASVVAIVPVIVLFAFIERHVVSGLTAGSVK
- a CDS encoding carbohydrate ABC transporter permease, which codes for MSLKAPPSPADAGRGRGGRAARPVSRRSGIARLGPLPWIAPVILLILAVVVWPVIELIRTSFLNISIAGKVRGSAGTDKFKKLFEESDFGAVLTWTVIWTLVVVTVTMLLSLALAQLFDQKFPGRRVTRWALIAPWAASVLMTAIGFKWMLNQTAGVLNTLMLDLGLIDSSKDWLGRPETAWPWMMAVAVFVSLPFTTYTLLAGLQTIPRDVYEASRIDGAGPWQTYRHITLPMLRPAFLVGVVINLINVFNSFPIIWAMTQGGPGYDTSTSMVFMYKLKETDIGESAAMSVVNFLMVVVLVLIFLKVSRWNEED
- a CDS encoding carbohydrate ABC transporter permease, with translation MTPRRVRYDRRYRTLDKYRFIVGFLALPLAFYVLFVISPFLQAIYYSFTDWSGGPVANFVGFDNYRKMWNDERFWDSLEVSVLLLVVAPLLTLVLGMFFAYMITAGGRHRRGQAIAGVVGSSFYKVVYFFPQVLSVAIIAVVWGRVFNTNSGLINGGLDKAGVDGPAWLGGDQTLGLLSLLIVISWSFIGFYVVLFSAAMGAIPKDIYEAALLDGAGRARTFFSVTLPLIWDTVRTGWIYMGIQALDTFAICLVMVPSHVLKVTPVFLYERFRDGQYGYATSIGVVLLVLSMAFSVIVMRAGNRDRIEY
- a CDS encoding carbohydrate ABC transporter permease: MTTTSAAAPRPETAAVPHEKESGATLNVFSHAFLVLWVVLAAGPLIWVALTAFRPSADILSDPTGWPTSFHWENFTNAWNKANIGQYTVNSLIILAGSLTGTMLLGSMAAYVLARFTFPGNRLVFLLFVGGMTFPVILALVPLFAVMENFGLLDTRPGLMIAYIAYSLPFTTFFLTSFFRTLPTGVQEAAMVDGASHTRTFFQIMMPMAKPGLVSIGIFNFLGQWNQYLLPLLLNNEDEKTYVLPQGLASLAVSQGYRGDWGALFAGLTIAMLPVLVVYAVFQRQVQAGLTAGALK
- a CDS encoding extracellular solute-binding protein → MTLGLTACGGDGDSGDSKTIKLVAADYGDKASNASKVYWNQVKKEFEKANKGYEVDVQVINWNEIDKSVKNMIQAGDEPDLLQTGGYADKVADDLLYKADEVMSAKTRENLIPTFAKAGEVDGTQYGIPWVSSSRVMFYNKDVFKKAGVKTPPKTWDELAAAAKKIKDKKAAETPYALPLGPEEAQGETMMWELGNGGGYTDASGKYTLDSAENVETFEWLKANLVKPGLTYANPASTDRKTAFADFAGGKVGMLNGHPSLIQMAKGGNVDYGVVPIPGKDGPLESTLGVADWMMAFKDGGAEKAGVKKFLDFTYSKKMLEFDEMYNLMPVTQDALKTMRSNGKHKDLEPFFKVLPSAKFYPLGDTSWDLVSAEIKKTGGKAVVDDPKQVLGDLQKKAESAAADAK
- a CDS encoding ROK family transcriptional regulator, with the protein product METPGSQSSLHRANLERVVRAVRLAGSLTQAEIARTTGLSAATVSNIVRELKDAGTVEVTPTSAGGRRARSVSLSGDAGIVIGVDFGHTHLRVAVGNLAHQVLAEEAEPLDVDASAAQGFDRAEQLVSRLIAATGVDRTKITGVGLGVPGPIDVESGTLGSTSILPGWAGTKPAEELGARLGVPVHVDNDANLGALGELVWGSGRGVRDLAYIKVASGVGAGLVISGRIYRGPGGTAGEIGHITLDESGPVCRCGNRGCLETFTAARYVLPLLQSSHGTDLTMERVVGLAREGDPGCRRVIADVGRHIGSGVANLCNLLNPSRVVLGGDLAEAGELVLGPIRESVGRYAIPSAARQLTVLPGALGGRAEVLGALALALSEMGDSTLLDGTLPADTPAFT